In the genome of Streptomyces lydicus, the window CAGTTCGTCGAGGCCGGGATCAATGACTGCGTCATGGCGCTGGGCTTCGAGAAGATGAAGCGGGGCGCTCTGGGCGGCGGCGCGGACGGCGGCGACTTCCAGACCTCGCCGGTGGCCCGCCACTACGGCGTGATGGCTGCCGCCCACGGCTTCGAGATGACCCCGCCCACCGCCCAGATCTTCGGCAACGCGGCCCGCGAACACATGGAGCGCCACGGCACCACCGCCGAACAGCTCGCCGCGGTCGGCGCCAAGAACCACCGGCATTCCGCCCACAATCCCCACGCCCAGTTCCAGGACGTCTACACCGTCGAGGACATCCTCGCCGCCCGGACCATTCACCGGCCGCTGACCAAGCTGCAGTGCTCTGCGACCTCCGACGGTGCGGCCGCGGCCGTGGTCGCCTCCGAGCGATTCGTCCGCGAACACGGCCTGGCCGACCGGGCGGTGGAGATCGTCGCGCAGGCCATGACGACCGACACCGAGGAAAGCTTCTCCTCCGGTTCCTGCATCGATGCCGTCGGCAAGCCCATGACACGGGCCGCGGCCCGGCAGGTCTTCGCGGCCTGTGGCCTGGGCATCGAGGACATCGACGTCATCGAGCTGCACGACTGCTTCTCCATCAATGAGCTGCTGACCTACGAGGCCCTGGGCATGTGCGCGGACGGGGAGTCGGGGAAGCTGGTCGCCGACGGCGCCACGACCTACGGCGGCCGCTGGGTGGTCAATCCGTCCGGCGGCCTGATCTCCAAGGGGCATCCGCTGGGCGCGACGGGCCTGGCGCAGACCGCCGAGCTGGTCTGGCAGCTCCGTGGCACGGCGGGCGAACGGCAGGTCCCCGGTGCCCGGGTGGGCCTGGCGCACAACATCGGGCTGGGCGGCGCCGCGGTGGTGACCTTGCTGCGCAGGTGATCAGGTGGCCTTTGCGACCGGGGGCGCGCGACCAGGGGCGCGCGATCGGGGCGAGGCGATCGGGGCGATGCGATCGGGGTGAGGCGGCTGGGGTGAGGCGACCGGGTCGATGTGATCGGGGTGAGGTAGCCAGGCCGGGTTGATGTGATCGGGGTGAGGTGGCCGGGTCGGTGTGATCGGGTCGGTGTGATCGCGTCTATGCGGTGACCAATCGACGCGGTAACCAAGCCCCTTGTATGGGTAGTTGGTCTGCTGGGGGCCTTCCCGTCCCGTAGGGGCCAGCCCCTACGGCCCCGCCCTGCGCCCTCCCACTTGGCCGCGCACTCCCCCCCCCCAGCCCTCCGTCCGGCGCCCTAGGACTCCAGTCAGGTGGTCCATGCACCGATATGCCGATGCGGGATCCAAGCGGCGAATGCGAGCATGGGCGGCATGCCGCCGATAGCCGCCCCCGCCACCATGCCCGAAACCACGCGCCGGACGGCCGCACCGGCGTGGCTGGTGATGTTGCTGGTGTGTGCGGGGCAGTTCCTGGTCGTCCTGGACGTCTCCGTCGTGAACGTCGCCCTGCCCGCCATGCGGACCGGCCTGGGCCTGAGCGAACTGGGTCTGCAGTGGATCGTCAACGCGTATGTGATCACCTTCGCCGGCTTCATGCTGCTCGGCGGACGGGCCGCCGATCTCTTCGGCCGTAAGCGGGTCTTCGTCCTCGGGCTGGCGCTGTTCACCGTCGCGAGCGTGGGCGGCGGACTGGCCCAGCAGCCCTGGCAGCTGATCGCTGCCCGGACGGTCCAGGGGGTCGGCGCCGCCGTGCTCTCACCGGCCACCCTCACGATCCTGACCACGTCGTTTCCGCCCGGTCCGGCCCGTAACCGGGCCATCGCCACCTGGACGGCGGTCGGTGCCGGCGGTGGCGCGGTCGGCGGTCTGGTCGGCGGGGTGCTCACCGAATACCTGTCATGGCGCTGGGTGTTGCTGATCAATGTCCCGGTCGGGGCGCTGGTGCTGACCGGCGCGGCGTGGTGGCTCACCGAGAGCCGGCAGGGCGCCGGGCGGCGGCTGGATGTGCCCGGCGCGGTGCTGGTGACCGCCGGGCTCGCGCTGGTGGCGTACGGGATCGTGCAGACCGAGACGGACGGCTGGACCTCGGCCTCCGCGTTGCTGCCGCTGGCCGCCGGGCTGGTCGTGATCGCGGTGTTCCTGGCCGTCGAGGCGCGCGCCAAGGCTCCGCTGATGCCGCTGGGGCTCTTCCGGGTGCGCTCGGTCTACTCGGCGAACGGGGCGATGGTGCTGGCCGGCGCCGCGATGTTCTCCATGTGGTACTTCCTGTCGCTGTATGTGCAGAACGTGCTGGGCTACCGGCCCCTGGAGGCCGGGCTCTCCTTCATCCCGCACTCGCTCTCCATCGTGCTGGGCTCCAAGGTCGGACCGCGGCTGATGAACCGGGTGGGAGCCAAGACCCTCGCCGTCACCGGTGCGGTGATCTCCGCGTCCGGTATGGCGTGGCAGGGGGCGATGGACGTCGACGGCAGCTATCTCGGCACGATTCTCGGGCCCGGCATCCTGATGGCTCTGGGGGCAGGGCTGACGGCGACGCCGATCGCGGCGATCGCCACGTCCGGCGCCGACCCCGCCGACCAGGGGCTGGTCTCCGGCCTGATCAACACCTCCCGTCAGATGGGCGGGGCGCTGGGCCTGTCGGTCCTGTCGACCATCGCCGCGTCCCGTATCGCGGCGGGCCACGGTGGTCCGAAGGCCCTGGCGGACGGGTACGGTCTGGCCTTCCGGGTCGGCTCCCTGATCCTGCTGTGCAGCATCGTGCTGATGGTCCTCGCGCTGCCCCGGCGACGCGAGGACGCCGCCCACGGCTGAGCTGCCCACAGCCGCGGTGTCCACGGCTGAGCAGCCCACGGCCGCGCCCTCCGTCCACTGCCGAACCGGTCACGGCCGGACCGGTCACCGCCGATCCGGCCACGGTTGAGCCGGCCGCGGTGCCCTCCGGCCCGGCCCTCCCGCCCGCTGCCTCCCCGCTACAACCAGCCGTTCCGCCGCGCCGCCCGCACCGCCTCCATACGGTTACGGGTGCCGGTCTTGCCGATGGCCGCGGAGAGGTAGTTGCGGACGGTGGCCTGGGAGAGGTGGAGTTTGCCGGCGATATCGGCGACCGTGGCGCCGTCCACGGCGGTGGTGAGGACGTCGCGTTCGCGCTGGGTCAGGGGGTTGGGGCCGGCGCTCAGCGCCGCCGCGGCGAGGCCGGGGTCGATGACCCGCTCGCCGGCGAGCACCTGGCGGATCGCCGCCGCCAGCTCCTCCACCGGGCCGTCCTTCACCAGGAAACCGGACGCCCCGGCCTCCATCGCGCGGCGCAGATAGCCGGGGCGGCCGAAGGTCGTCACGATCAGCACCTTGCAGGACGGCAGCTGTTCGCGCAGGTCGGCCGCGGCGTCCAGGCCGCTGCGGCCGGGGAGTTCGATGTCCAGGAGGGCGATGTCGGGGCGGGCGTCAAGGGCGGCGGCGACGATCTGGTCGCCCGCCGCGACCTGGGCCACGACCTGCATGTCCTCCTCCAGGTCGAGCAGCAGCGCCAGCGCGCCCCGCATCATCCCCTGGTCCTCCGCCAGCAGGACTTTGATCACCTGGTCAACTCCTCCACATCCGCCATATCACCCGTGCCGACCGGCAGTTCCGCCGTGACACGGAAGCCGCGGCGGCCGTCCGGGCCGCTGCGCAGGGTGCCGCCCGCCGCGGCCAGCCGCTCCGCCAGCCCCTTCAGCCCGGTGCCGCCCACCGCTCCCGAAGGGCCGGCCGGGGCCGTGCTGTCCGGCTCGCCGGAGCCCGGCGCGGCAGGCTCCGGGCGGCCCGTGCCGTCCGGTCCCTGCGCACCGCGCGTCATGCTCAAGTCGTCCCTCACCCCGTAGCCGCCCGGATCGCCGCCGCCCGGGTCGCTGCCGCCCGGGTCGCTGCCGCCCGGATCGCCGCCGCGCCCGGGGACGCGGTCGCGGAGCCAGGCCAGGCCGGGTGCCGGGGCAGCACCGGAGCTTACGGGACCGCGGCCGTCGTCCGTGAGCGTCAGCCGTACCCGCTCGTCGTCGGCGTGGACGTCGATCTCGCAGCGGGTGGCGCCGCTGTGCCGGACGGTGTTGGTGACGCCCTCGCGGACCACCCAGCCCAGCAGCGCACCGGCCTGCGGGGGCAGCGGCGGTCCCGCCTGCCGTACGACGGGTTCAATACCGGCCGCCTCCAGCACCGAACGGGCCCGGTCCAGCTCGGTGGTCAGACTGCCCTCGCGATAGCCGGTGACCGCCTCGCGGATCTCGGTCAGCGCCTGCCGGCCGACCGCCTCGATATCGGCGGCCTGGGCGAGCGCCGCATCCAGATTGCGCGGCGCCAGCCGGCGGACCGCCTCGGCCTTGACCACCACCACGGACAGGGTGTGCCCCAGCAGGTCGTGCAGATCGCGGGAGAAGCGCAGCCGCTCCTTCTCGACGGCGCTGCGGGCCAGCTCCTGGCGAGTGGCGTTCAGTTCCTGGATGGTGTCGAAGAGGCTGAGGACCGCGGCCGTCACCGTGCCGGACAGGAACGTGCCGTACCCGATGCCGAACGAGCCCCATGGGTCGGGGCCGTGCCGGCCGACCAGATACCCGGCCGTCCCGCTGAGCGTGATCAGCCAGAGGGCGAGCTTCTTGCCGCGCAGGGCGCGCACCGTGCCCGAGGCCAGCGACAGCAGCGGGAAGAACAGGAACCAGTTGCCGCCGAACCCGAGCGCGATGGCGAAGGTGACGGCGGTCAGCAGACCGAGGGCGTACAGCGGATAGCGGGAGTCCCGCAGCCGCGGGTTGAAGGCGGACCAGACGACGGTGATGTAGAGGGAATTGAAGGTGAGCAGCCCGAGACCGGCCAGCCAGGGGTTGCCCGTCTTGCCCTGGATGATGTTGGAAAAGGCGCCCAGGCCCATCAGCAGCCACGGCAGGAAGGCGTACTTGCCCGGCCCCCGGTCCGTCTTCCTGCCCGGCCGCTTCGGTTGGCACGTGGGGTCGCCGGCGCCCTCCGCGCCACCGGGCTCGCTGTCACCGGCGGCGCGCTGCTTGCTGTGCTGCACTGTCACTTCTCCGGTCTGCACCATCGTCGATCACACCGTTCGTGCGGCCCGACGGTACGCGTACACCGCGTATCCGCCGAAGAGTGCCAGCCAGGCGGCCAGCACCGCTACTGCGCCCAGGCCCGGAGCGGCGCCCTGGGTGACGCTCTGGCCGAGTTCGGCGAAGCGGTTGCCGGGGGTCCAGGTCGACAGCGAGCGCAGCCAGCCGGGGAACAGCTCGGCCGGGAACCACAGGCCCCCGATGATCGACAGCAGCAGCATGCAGCCCGTGTTGACCATGCCGGTGGACTGAGCGGAGAGGCGGTAGCCGTTACCGAGGCCGAGCAGGGTGAAGGGGGTGGCGCCGATCCACAGCAGCCCGGCCAGCGCTGCCCACTGCCAGACCGGCATCCGGACACCGTTGACCAGCGCGCCCACCAGCAGTACGGAGGCGATGGCCGGCAGTACCGTCACCGAGCCGGTCAGCCCACGGCCCACGACGACCCGTACCGGGCTCAGCGGGGTGATGCGCAGCTGCCGCAGCCAGCCCAGCTGTTTGTCCTCGGCGACGCCCGTGCCCGTGCCGATCGCCGCGCCCAGCGCACCGTACGCGGCCATACCGACCATCGACGCGGTCTTCCACTCCATACCGGCGCCGCCGGGGCCCGCACCGATGTTGGTCATCAGCACATACATCAGCACCGGCATCCCGATGCCGAAGATGACGAAGCCCCGGTCGCGCAGGGTGCGACGCACTTCGAGGCGGATGTAGTCGAGCATCACGCAAGCTCCTTCGCGGACCGGGTGGCGGGGGTGTGCGCCGGGGTGTGACCGGCGGCGTTGCCGGAGGTGAGAGTGAGGAAGGCGTCCTCCAGGCCGGTGGGGGTGACCTGCAGGGCGCGGACGAGCCCGAGTCCGGCGAGGGCCACGACGGTCGCGTCGGAGTCCGTCGTCCGCAGCAGTGCGCGGTCGCCGCGCACCTCCACGGCGCTCACGCCGGGCAGTGCGGCCAGCGGCTCGGTCGCGGCGCCCGCGAGGTCGAAGGAGACCAGCGTGCCGCCGGCCCGCCGCTTGATCGCCTCGCCGCTGCCGTCGGCGACCACCCGGCCGCCGTCCATCACCACGATCCGGTCGGCGTGCTCATCGGCCTCCTCCAGATAGTGGGTGGAGAACACGATGGTGTTGCCGCGGCGGGCGTACGCGCGCATCGAGCGCCAGAAGGCGCGGCGCGCCTCGACGTCCAGCGCCGCGGTCGGTTC includes:
- a CDS encoding lipid-transfer protein; the encoded protein is MAGKAYVVGVGMTKFEKPETREWQYWDMAKEAGSKALADAGIGYEAVEQLPVGFCYQASTAGQRAAYELGLTGIPVYNVNNNCATASTALMMARQFVEAGINDCVMALGFEKMKRGALGGGADGGDFQTSPVARHYGVMAAAHGFEMTPPTAQIFGNAAREHMERHGTTAEQLAAVGAKNHRHSAHNPHAQFQDVYTVEDILAARTIHRPLTKLQCSATSDGAAAAVVASERFVREHGLADRAVEIVAQAMTTDTEESFSSGSCIDAVGKPMTRAAARQVFAACGLGIEDIDVIELHDCFSINELLTYEALGMCADGESGKLVADGATTYGGRWVVNPSGGLISKGHPLGATGLAQTAELVWQLRGTAGERQVPGARVGLAHNIGLGGAAVVTLLRR
- a CDS encoding MFS transporter, whose translation is MGGMPPIAAPATMPETTRRTAAPAWLVMLLVCAGQFLVVLDVSVVNVALPAMRTGLGLSELGLQWIVNAYVITFAGFMLLGGRAADLFGRKRVFVLGLALFTVASVGGGLAQQPWQLIAARTVQGVGAAVLSPATLTILTTSFPPGPARNRAIATWTAVGAGGGAVGGLVGGVLTEYLSWRWVLLINVPVGALVLTGAAWWLTESRQGAGRRLDVPGAVLVTAGLALVAYGIVQTETDGWTSASALLPLAAGLVVIAVFLAVEARAKAPLMPLGLFRVRSVYSANGAMVLAGAAMFSMWYFLSLYVQNVLGYRPLEAGLSFIPHSLSIVLGSKVGPRLMNRVGAKTLAVTGAVISASGMAWQGAMDVDGSYLGTILGPGILMALGAGLTATPIAAIATSGADPADQGLVSGLINTSRQMGGALGLSVLSTIAASRIAAGHGGPKALADGYGLAFRVGSLILLCSIVLMVLALPRRREDAAHG
- a CDS encoding response regulator transcription factor, whose amino-acid sequence is MIKVLLAEDQGMMRGALALLLDLEEDMQVVAQVAAGDQIVAAALDARPDIALLDIELPGRSGLDAAADLREQLPSCKVLIVTTFGRPGYLRRAMEAGASGFLVKDGPVEELAAAIRQVLAGERVIDPGLAAAALSAGPNPLTQRERDVLTTAVDGATVADIAGKLHLSQATVRNYLSAAIGKTGTRNRMEAVRAARRNGWL
- a CDS encoding histidine kinase; the protein is MVQTGEVTVQHSKQRAAGDSEPGGAEGAGDPTCQPKRPGRKTDRGPGKYAFLPWLLMGLGAFSNIIQGKTGNPWLAGLGLLTFNSLYITVVWSAFNPRLRDSRYPLYALGLLTAVTFAIALGFGGNWFLFFPLLSLASGTVRALRGKKLALWLITLSGTAGYLVGRHGPDPWGSFGIGYGTFLSGTVTAAVLSLFDTIQELNATRQELARSAVEKERLRFSRDLHDLLGHTLSVVVVKAEAVRRLAPRNLDAALAQAADIEAVGRQALTEIREAVTGYREGSLTTELDRARSVLEAAGIEPVVRQAGPPLPPQAGALLGWVVREGVTNTVRHSGATRCEIDVHADDERVRLTLTDDGRGPVSSGAAPAPGLAWLRDRVPGRGGDPGGSDPGGSDPGGGDPGGYGVRDDLSMTRGAQGPDGTGRPEPAAPGSGEPDSTAPAGPSGAVGGTGLKGLAERLAAAGGTLRSGPDGRRGFRVTAELPVGTGDMADVEELTR
- a CDS encoding ABC transporter permease is translated as MLDYIRLEVRRTLRDRGFVIFGIGMPVLMYVLMTNIGAGPGGAGMEWKTASMVGMAAYGALGAAIGTGTGVAEDKQLGWLRQLRITPLSPVRVVVGRGLTGSVTVLPAIASVLLVGALVNGVRMPVWQWAALAGLLWIGATPFTLLGLGNGYRLSAQSTGMVNTGCMLLLSIIGGLWFPAELFPGWLRSLSTWTPGNRFAELGQSVTQGAAPGLGAVAVLAAWLALFGGYAVYAYRRAARTV